The Streptomyces camelliae genome window below encodes:
- a CDS encoding lipase family protein, with product MTVPEVFDQTASGYSVQRAYWLARAAELAYKDRAVIEDQAAKWGFGQVRHHETRFTPPFPLQDTQAYTMAGDRMIVTAFRGTEPTQIKDWLTDATTPPVTGPGGNGHVHHGFAEALRSVYPDIADTLADLRTDGQTLYFTGHSLGGALAMLAGARMYLEKPHLAADGIYTFGQPRTCDPVLAEAFHQGLGRCTYRFVNNNDIVPQLPPEPVFTHVRALRYIDSKGKLHESMPMFSALTDRAAGLTADVFAPASDGIRDHFMHNYLAALEKNLG from the coding sequence ATGACCGTGCCCGAAGTGTTCGACCAGACCGCCTCCGGCTACAGCGTGCAACGCGCCTACTGGCTGGCCCGCGCGGCCGAGCTCGCCTACAAGGACCGTGCCGTCATCGAGGACCAGGCCGCGAAGTGGGGCTTCGGCCAGGTGCGGCACCACGAGACCCGGTTCACCCCGCCGTTCCCGCTGCAGGACACCCAGGCGTACACGATGGCCGGCGACCGGATGATCGTCACCGCGTTCCGCGGCACCGAACCCACCCAGATCAAGGACTGGCTCACCGACGCCACGACCCCGCCGGTCACCGGCCCCGGCGGCAACGGACACGTCCACCACGGCTTCGCCGAGGCCCTGCGCTCGGTGTACCCGGACATCGCCGACACGCTCGCGGACCTGCGTACCGACGGACAGACCCTGTACTTCACCGGGCACAGCCTGGGCGGCGCCCTCGCCATGCTCGCCGGCGCCCGGATGTACCTGGAGAAGCCGCACCTCGCGGCCGACGGCATCTACACCTTCGGCCAGCCGCGCACCTGCGACCCGGTGCTCGCCGAGGCGTTCCACCAAGGCCTCGGCCGGTGCACGTACCGCTTCGTGAACAACAACGACATCGTCCCCCAGCTGCCGCCCGAGCCCGTCTTCACCCATGTCCGGGCGCTGCGCTACATCGACTCCAAGGGCAAGCTGCACGAGAGCATGCCGATGTTCTCGGCCCTCACCGACCGGGCGGCGGGGCTGACCGCCGACGTCTTCGCGCCCGCGTCCGACGGAATCCGCGACCACTTCATGCACAACTACCTGGCGGCCCTGGAGAAGAACCTGGGCTGA
- a CDS encoding cholesterol oxidase substrate-binding domain-containing protein, which yields MDTSANFPSVHGGSGAVSRRGLLRGAAAFAAVPVLLAADPAVAAAELPGFPAEVTLYRSAYRNWVGEITADGLWACAPTGPEQVLAVVNWAWRGGWRVRARGSSHGWSPLTITEGTTARTRTLLIDTTPHLTGLALESGSAVRAGTGVTLEALLTFLEGHGLGLTATPAPGDLTLGGALAIDAHGTAVPADGERPPPGSTYGSLSNRVLELTAVVWDADRGAYVLRTFRREEADCAALLTHLGRAFVTEVVLRAGPDSDLRCVSRTDIPARELFAAPGSGGRTLESFLRRSGRVEAIWFAFTEFPWLKEWSVTPVRPAGSRHVTSPYNYPFSDSVPTLVADLVGRLVAGAGWYLAPELGTAQLTVARLGLAATGSADLWGPSKNTLLYLRPTTLRVTANGYAVLTSRTGVQRVVHEFTRHYRELLAAYAARGRFPVNGSVEIRVTGLDDPADSGVPGARIPLLSALRPSAEHPEWDTAVWLDVLTLPGTPYAEAFLRELERFLLGAYDGGYALARAEWSKGWAYTDGSVWSDPEVLGTVVPGTFGRQVWTRAVTTLDRLDPHRVFGNAFLDRLLRRPGLEADWAWK from the coding sequence ATGGACACGTCGGCCAACTTCCCTTCTGTGCACGGTGGTTCGGGTGCGGTCAGCCGTCGCGGTCTGCTGCGCGGCGCCGCCGCGTTCGCCGCCGTACCGGTCCTGCTCGCGGCCGACCCGGCGGTCGCCGCAGCCGAACTCCCCGGGTTTCCGGCCGAGGTGACGCTCTACCGCTCGGCCTACCGCAACTGGGTGGGCGAGATCACCGCCGACGGGCTGTGGGCCTGCGCCCCGACCGGGCCGGAGCAGGTGCTCGCCGTGGTGAACTGGGCGTGGCGCGGCGGCTGGCGGGTCCGCGCGCGGGGCAGTTCGCACGGCTGGTCACCGCTCACGATCACCGAGGGGACGACGGCGCGGACCCGGACCCTGCTGATCGACACCACCCCTCATCTGACCGGCCTGGCCCTGGAATCCGGCTCGGCGGTCCGCGCCGGCACCGGGGTGACCCTGGAGGCCCTGCTCACCTTCCTGGAGGGGCACGGGCTGGGCCTCACCGCGACACCCGCGCCCGGCGACCTGACCCTCGGCGGCGCCCTGGCGATCGACGCGCACGGCACCGCCGTACCGGCCGACGGCGAACGCCCGCCGCCGGGAAGCACGTACGGCTCGCTCAGCAACCGCGTCCTGGAGCTGACGGCGGTGGTGTGGGACGCGGACCGCGGGGCGTACGTCCTGCGCACCTTCCGCCGGGAGGAGGCGGACTGCGCCGCACTGCTGACCCACCTCGGCCGGGCCTTCGTCACCGAGGTGGTGCTGCGGGCCGGCCCGGACAGCGACCTGCGCTGTGTCAGCCGTACGGACATCCCGGCCCGCGAACTGTTCGCGGCGCCCGGCTCCGGAGGGCGCACTCTGGAGAGCTTTCTGCGCCGCTCGGGCCGGGTCGAGGCGATCTGGTTCGCCTTCACCGAGTTCCCGTGGCTGAAGGAGTGGAGCGTCACGCCGGTCCGCCCGGCCGGCTCACGGCACGTCACCTCGCCGTACAACTACCCGTTCTCGGACAGTGTGCCGACGCTCGTGGCCGACCTGGTGGGGCGGCTGGTCGCGGGCGCGGGCTGGTATCTGGCACCGGAGCTGGGCACCGCGCAGCTCACGGTGGCCAGGCTCGGGCTGGCGGCCACCGGCTCCGCCGATCTGTGGGGGCCGTCGAAGAACACGCTGCTGTATCTGCGGCCGACCACGCTCAGGGTGACCGCGAACGGGTACGCGGTGCTCACCTCGCGGACCGGAGTGCAGCGCGTGGTCCACGAGTTCACCCGTCACTACCGGGAACTGCTCGCCGCGTACGCCGCGCGGGGCCGCTTCCCGGTCAACGGCTCGGTGGAGATCCGGGTGACCGGCCTGGACGATCCGGCCGACAGCGGTGTGCCCGGGGCGCGGATCCCGCTGCTGTCGGCGCTGCGGCCGAGCGCGGAGCATCCCGAGTGGGACACCGCGGTGTGGCTGGACGTGCTGACGCTGCCCGGCACGCCGTACGCGGAGGCGTTCCTGCGCGAGCTGGAGCGGTTCCTGCTCGGCGCTTACGACGGCGGGTACGCCCTCGCCCGTGCGGAGTGGTCCAAGGGCTGGGCGTACACCGACGGCTCCGTCTGGAGCGACCCGGAGGTGCTCGGCACCGTCGTGCCCGGGACCTTCGGCCGGCAGGTGTGGACACGGGCGGTCACGACCCTCGACCGCCTCGATCCGCACCGGGTGTTCGGCAATGCCTTCCTGGACCGGCTGCTGCGCCGACCAGGCCTGGAAGCCGACTGGGCCTGGAAGTAG
- a CDS encoding aldo/keto reductase, giving the protein MDEREFGRPGQWASVVGLGTWQLGADWGDVDDKQAVAVLEAAAESGVTFFDTADVYGDGRSEETIGSFLRGRPDLHVLVATKMGRRAEQLPEHYVLDNFRVWNDRSRRNLGVDRIDLVQLHCPPTPVYSSDAVYDALDTLVAEERIAAYGVSVETCAEALTAIARPNVASVQIILNPFRMKPLYEVLPAAREAGVGIIARVPLASGLLSGKYTKDTVFAADDHRTFNRHGEAFDQGETFSGVDYETGVEAAAEFAALAPEGYTPAQLALRWIIEQEGVTTVIPGARTPEQARANAAAAKLPPLPEETFTAIRELYDRRIKDQVERRW; this is encoded by the coding sequence ATGGACGAACGCGAATTCGGCAGGCCGGGCCAGTGGGCCTCGGTGGTCGGTCTCGGCACCTGGCAGCTGGGCGCCGACTGGGGCGACGTGGACGACAAACAGGCCGTGGCCGTCCTGGAGGCGGCGGCCGAGTCGGGGGTCACCTTCTTCGACACGGCCGATGTGTACGGCGACGGGCGCAGCGAGGAGACCATCGGCTCGTTCCTGCGCGGCCGCCCCGATCTGCATGTGCTGGTGGCCACCAAGATGGGCCGCCGGGCCGAGCAGCTCCCCGAACACTACGTCCTGGACAACTTCCGCGTCTGGAACGACCGTTCGCGCCGCAACCTCGGTGTCGACCGCATCGACCTCGTCCAGCTGCACTGCCCGCCGACGCCCGTCTACTCCTCCGACGCGGTCTACGACGCGCTGGACACGCTCGTCGCGGAGGAGCGGATCGCGGCGTACGGGGTGAGCGTGGAGACCTGCGCCGAGGCGCTGACCGCGATCGCCCGGCCGAACGTGGCGAGCGTGCAGATCATTCTCAACCCGTTCCGGATGAAGCCGCTGTACGAGGTGCTGCCCGCCGCCCGCGAGGCCGGGGTCGGCATCATCGCGCGCGTGCCGCTCGCCTCCGGCCTGCTGTCCGGCAAGTACACCAAGGACACGGTGTTCGCGGCCGACGACCACCGCACCTTCAACCGGCACGGCGAGGCCTTCGACCAGGGCGAGACCTTCTCCGGCGTCGACTACGAGACCGGTGTCGAGGCGGCCGCCGAGTTCGCCGCACTCGCCCCCGAGGGGTACACCCCGGCCCAGCTGGCGCTGCGCTGGATCATCGAGCAGGAGGGCGTCACGACGGTCATCCCCGGCGCCCGCACCCCCGAGCAGGCCCGCGCCAACGCGGCCGCCGCCAAGCTGCCGCCGCTGCCCGAGGAGACGTTCACCGCGATCCGCGAGCTGTACGACCGCCGGATCAAGGACCAGGTCGAACGGCGCTGGTAG
- a CDS encoding DUF6328 family protein: protein MTEDGGRRGRHETEEERADRMWGELIQEVRVAQTGVQILFGFLLTVVFQPKYDRLSHSDQVIYIVTVVLGACATGALVGPVSLHRLVSGFRVKPRAVRLASRMTFVGLLLLLATMTSALLLILRVATHAGFVPYLVAAVVAWYLLCWYALPLWARRRHPVRPGDRAPDLPPGGPGPGRRQGRT from the coding sequence ATGACGGAGGACGGAGGACGCAGGGGGCGGCACGAGACCGAGGAGGAGCGGGCCGACCGGATGTGGGGTGAGCTCATCCAGGAGGTCCGGGTCGCCCAGACGGGCGTGCAGATCCTGTTCGGCTTCCTGCTGACCGTCGTCTTCCAGCCCAAGTACGACCGGCTTTCCCACAGTGACCAGGTCATCTACATCGTGACCGTCGTCCTCGGCGCCTGCGCGACCGGCGCCCTGGTCGGACCGGTGTCCCTGCACCGCCTCGTCTCCGGCTTCCGGGTCAAGCCGCGGGCGGTGCGGCTGGCGTCCCGGATGACGTTCGTCGGCCTGCTGCTGCTCCTCGCGACGATGACGTCCGCCCTGCTGCTGATCCTCCGGGTCGCCACACACGCCGGCTTCGTGCCGTACCTCGTGGCGGCCGTCGTCGCGTGGTACCTGCTCTGCTGGTACGCGCTGCCGCTGTGGGCCCGCCGCCGGCACCCGGTCCGCCCCGGCGACCGGGCCCCGGACCTGCCGCCGGGCGGCCCGGGCCCCGGACGCCGCCAGGGCCGGACGTAG